In a genomic window of Meleagris gallopavo isolate NT-WF06-2002-E0010 breed Aviagen turkey brand Nicholas breeding stock chromosome 1, Turkey_5.1, whole genome shotgun sequence:
- the LOC100546335 gene encoding olfactory receptor 51E2-like yields the protein MPFPNSSDLSPSSFILASIPGLEAAHFWMAIPLCSMYVMAVAGNCMVLFIVKTEPSLHVPMYFFLCMLAAIDLALSTSTVPRVLSFYWFNTREISFGACLVQMFFIHTLSAIESTVLLAMAVDRYVAICHPLRHAAILTNATTAKIGLAAMVRGVLFFLPLPLLLLPLPFCSSRVLSHSFCLHQDVMNLACANTTPSVVYGLTAILLVMGLDALLICVSYLLILKAVLRLASWKERLKVFSTCIAHICVVLAFYVPLIGLSVVHRFGKDLAPLVHIIMGNIYILVPAVLNPIIYGVRTKQIQRRILNFIHIRNNRTAQ from the coding sequence ATGCCCTTCCCCAACAGCTCTGACCTCAGCCCATCCTCCTTCATCTTGGCCAGTATCCCAGGGCTGGAGGCTGCCCATTTCTGGATGGCGATCCCTTTGTGCTCCATGTACGTCATGGCTGTAGCAGGCAACTGCATGGTGCTGTTCATCGTCAAGACGGAGCCCAGCCTGCATGTtcccatgtacttcttcctctGCATGCTGGCTGCCATCGACCTGGCCTTGTCCACCTCCACAGTGCCACGTGTCCTCTCCTTCTACTGGTTCAACACCAGGGAGATCAGCTTTGGAGCCTGCCTTGTCCAGATGTTCTTCATACACACGCTCTCGGCCATTGAGTCCACCGTCCTCCTGGCCATGGCAGTGGACCGCTATGTGGCCATCTGCCACCCACTGAGACATGCTGCCATCCTCACCAATGCCACGACGGCAAAAATAGGGCTGGCAGCCATGGTCAGAGGAGttctcttcttcctgcccttGCCTTTACTCCTCCtgccccttcccttctgcagctcACGGGTGCTGTCACACTCCTTCTGCCTGCATCAGGACGTGATGAACCTGGCCTGCGCCAACACCACCCCCAGTGTGGTGTATGGCCTCACCGCCATCCTGCTGGTCATGGGGCTGGACGCCCTCCTCATCTGCGTCTCCTACCTCCTGATCCTCAAGGCTGTCTTGCGGCTGGCATCGTGGAAGGAGAGGCTCAAGGTGTTCAGCACCTGCATTGCCCATATCTGCGTGGTCTTGGCCTTCTACGTGCCACTGATTGGGCTGTCTGTGGTGCACCGGTTTGGGAAGGATCTGGCCCCGCTGGTCCATATCATCATGGGGAACATCTACATCCTTGTGCCAGCTGTGCTCAACCCCATCATCTACGGGGTGAGGACTAAACAGATACAGAGGAGGATCCTAAATTTCATTCACATACGCAACAATAGAACTGCCCAGTGA